In Styela clava chromosome 14, kaStyClav1.hap1.2, whole genome shotgun sequence, the following are encoded in one genomic region:
- the LOC120340751 gene encoding TOX high mobility group box family member 4-A-like isoform X1: protein MLQMMMEDTPLGAEHGNLYCSTNPPYQRMSPPFATQVFSGAQDNSSDLARQQFSPEPYYQQEQVFNKMPARGFQSSQTRYQPYASQTSVVFSKQSPTSVYDQHNPYQQPISSQQQFRNSVEPVWINAGTTMHDSMYSRNCNSNNNSNNSSMLYPAQSSGQFSQDVTNLTSYYDSNIVHHQTFGSTINSSGNINRGYSPYTYNNQALVNTQSRIMDKKVSPEVKKRATKKRKKKGANEPQRPVSAYALFFRDTQAAIKAENSSATFGEISKIVASMWDSLSEEAKQVYKQKTETAKRDYLKHLAAFRANMISKGNLDAEEEDLQPLSVLRDKMAEQRATTSSPSSSNNSSSSVIDLTESTEENLPPPPRLHLAPGISHPDIQLGEPELKLHPVSMNNTVMLNTTTGGQQQVAQSMRPPSPVILTKIIVPGQNGAQSTIHLINSVSNTSTNTVMQQPTMAPPVLNQPTAKHIVMHPQTSPVVKPQNITAATPSPPPPIQLRNIVSQQPDSPITFLPNKPGQIIRVVPSQSGGVTFAQSNLNPDAVKGRIIKMVDVVRPVRTPSPSIQTQQDIQQSQMLSKSQDHTPILQLLAQETSESRMQVHERDISQNEENEIDENALMQIPQQNLLQTESHIASMDINKTTTEQDQGLSRAGIDDAPPRRCVREGCNNLAVSCPYWDNEYCSNECVYSHCRDVFDAWVSTRQVTTSVV from the exons ATGTTACAAATGATGATGGAAGACACGCCGCTTGGTGCGGAACATGGAAATCTTTATTGTTCGACGAATCCTCCATATCAAAGGATGTCTCCGCCTTTCGCCACGCAAGTTTTTTCAGGCGCACAAGATAATTCTTCAGATTTGGCGCGTCAGCAATTCTCACCGGAGCCATATTATCAACAAGAACAAGTCTTTAACAAAATGCCCGCCCGGGGATTTCAGTCTTCCCAAACACGATATCAGCCTTATGCATCGCAAACTTCCGTTGTTTTCTCGAAGCAATCTCCAACTTCTGTTTATGATCAACACAATCCGTATCAACAACCGATCAGTAGCCAACAACAATTTCGGAACTCTGTCGAACCTGTGTGGATAAACGCCGGTACGACGATGCATGATTCAATGTATTCCAGAAATTGCAATAGCAATAACAACTCGAACAACTCTTCTATGCTTTATCCGGCCCAATCCAGTGGTCAATTCAGTCAG GATGTTACAAATCTGACCTCTTACTACGACTCAAATATTGTGCATCATCAAACATTTGGATCAACTATCAATTCTTCAGGGAATATCAACAGAG GATATTCGCCATACACCTACAACAATCAAGCTCTAGTTAACACTCAAAGCAGAATAATG GATAAAAAAGTTTCTCCGGAGGTCAAGAAAAGAGCTACGAAAAAAAGGAAGAAAAAGGGAGCAAATGAACCACAACGACCAGTTTCAGCTTATGCCCTTTTCTTTAG AGATACTCAAGCTGCTATCAAAGCTGAGAATTCATCTGCAACATTTGGTGAAATTTCTAAAATTGTTGCTTCAATGTGGGATAGTTTGAGTGAAGAAGCAAAGCAG GTCTACAAACAGAAAACCGAAACAGCGAAAAGAGACTACTTGAAGCATTTAGCTGCATTCCGAGCAAATATGATATCAAAG GGAAATCTTGACGCAGAAGAAGAAGATCTTCAACCTCTTTCAGTTTTACGAGATAAAATGGCAGAACAACGAGCTACAACATCAAGTCCAAGTTCTTCGAACAATTCAAGTTCATCTGTGATTGATCTCACTGAATCTACGGAGGAGAATCTTCCTCCTCCCCCACGTTTACATCTTGCACCTGGTATATCTCATCCAG aTATTCAGCTTGGAGAGCCAGAACTCAAATTACATCCAGTTTCAATGAATAATACTGTAATGTTAAATACAACAACAGGAGGACAGCAACAG GTAGCTCAATCCATGAGGCCACCATCACCAGTGATTTTGACAAAAATTATAGTTCCAGGACAAAATGGAGCACAGTCAACAATACATCTCATAAACTCTGTATCAAATACTTCTACAAATACTGTGATGCAGCAGCCAACAATGGCACCACCAGTGTTAAATCAGCCCACAGCGAAACATATAGTAATGCATCCCCAGACTTCACCTGTCGTCAAACCACAGAATATTACTGCTGCAACTCCGTCCCCACCACCACCTATTCAGTTGCGAAATATTGTTTCACAACAACCTGACTCACCCATCACATTTCTACCAAACAAACCTGGACAAATTATAAGAGTTGTTCCGTCTCAATCA GGTGGTGTCACTTTTGCTCAATCAAATTTAAATCCGGATGCTGTGAAAGGACGAATAATCAAAATGGTAGATGTTGTTCGGCCTGTGCGAACACCAAGTCCATCCATCCAAACTCAACAAGACATCCAACAGTCACAAATGTTGTCAAAATCACAGGACCATACCCCTATACTTCAACTTCTTGCTCAAGAAACATCAGAATCAAGAATGCAAGTACATGAACGAGATATATCACAG AATGAAGAAAATGAAATTGACGAGAATGCACTGATGCAAATTCCCCAACAAAATTTACTCCAAACGGAATCACATATTGCTTCCATGGATATCAATAAAACTACAACTGAGCAG GATCAGGGACTGTCAAGAGCTGGCATAGATGATGCCCCACCTCGGCGTTGTGTCAGAGAAGGTTGCAATAATTTAGCTGTTTCATGTCCATATTGGGATAATGAATATTGCAGTAATGAATGTGTGTACAGTCACTGcag GGACGTTTTTGATGCTTGGGTATCCACAAGACAAGTTACAACATCGGTGGTGTGA
- the LOC120340751 gene encoding TOX high mobility group box family member 4-A-like isoform X2 produces MDKKVSPEVKKRATKKRKKKGANEPQRPVSAYALFFRDTQAAIKAENSSATFGEISKIVASMWDSLSEEAKQVYKQKTETAKRDYLKHLAAFRANMISKGNLDAEEEDLQPLSVLRDKMAEQRATTSSPSSSNNSSSSVIDLTESTEENLPPPPRLHLAPGISHPDIQLGEPELKLHPVSMNNTVMLNTTTGGQQQVAQSMRPPSPVILTKIIVPGQNGAQSTIHLINSVSNTSTNTVMQQPTMAPPVLNQPTAKHIVMHPQTSPVVKPQNITAATPSPPPPIQLRNIVSQQPDSPITFLPNKPGQIIRVVPSQSGGVTFAQSNLNPDAVKGRIIKMVDVVRPVRTPSPSIQTQQDIQQSQMLSKSQDHTPILQLLAQETSESRMQVHERDISQNEENEIDENALMQIPQQNLLQTESHIASMDINKTTTEQDQGLSRAGIDDAPPRRCVREGCNNLAVSCPYWDNEYCSNECVYSHCRDVFDAWVSTRQVTTSVV; encoded by the exons ATG GATAAAAAAGTTTCTCCGGAGGTCAAGAAAAGAGCTACGAAAAAAAGGAAGAAAAAGGGAGCAAATGAACCACAACGACCAGTTTCAGCTTATGCCCTTTTCTTTAG AGATACTCAAGCTGCTATCAAAGCTGAGAATTCATCTGCAACATTTGGTGAAATTTCTAAAATTGTTGCTTCAATGTGGGATAGTTTGAGTGAAGAAGCAAAGCAG GTCTACAAACAGAAAACCGAAACAGCGAAAAGAGACTACTTGAAGCATTTAGCTGCATTCCGAGCAAATATGATATCAAAG GGAAATCTTGACGCAGAAGAAGAAGATCTTCAACCTCTTTCAGTTTTACGAGATAAAATGGCAGAACAACGAGCTACAACATCAAGTCCAAGTTCTTCGAACAATTCAAGTTCATCTGTGATTGATCTCACTGAATCTACGGAGGAGAATCTTCCTCCTCCCCCACGTTTACATCTTGCACCTGGTATATCTCATCCAG aTATTCAGCTTGGAGAGCCAGAACTCAAATTACATCCAGTTTCAATGAATAATACTGTAATGTTAAATACAACAACAGGAGGACAGCAACAG GTAGCTCAATCCATGAGGCCACCATCACCAGTGATTTTGACAAAAATTATAGTTCCAGGACAAAATGGAGCACAGTCAACAATACATCTCATAAACTCTGTATCAAATACTTCTACAAATACTGTGATGCAGCAGCCAACAATGGCACCACCAGTGTTAAATCAGCCCACAGCGAAACATATAGTAATGCATCCCCAGACTTCACCTGTCGTCAAACCACAGAATATTACTGCTGCAACTCCGTCCCCACCACCACCTATTCAGTTGCGAAATATTGTTTCACAACAACCTGACTCACCCATCACATTTCTACCAAACAAACCTGGACAAATTATAAGAGTTGTTCCGTCTCAATCA GGTGGTGTCACTTTTGCTCAATCAAATTTAAATCCGGATGCTGTGAAAGGACGAATAATCAAAATGGTAGATGTTGTTCGGCCTGTGCGAACACCAAGTCCATCCATCCAAACTCAACAAGACATCCAACAGTCACAAATGTTGTCAAAATCACAGGACCATACCCCTATACTTCAACTTCTTGCTCAAGAAACATCAGAATCAAGAATGCAAGTACATGAACGAGATATATCACAG AATGAAGAAAATGAAATTGACGAGAATGCACTGATGCAAATTCCCCAACAAAATTTACTCCAAACGGAATCACATATTGCTTCCATGGATATCAATAAAACTACAACTGAGCAG GATCAGGGACTGTCAAGAGCTGGCATAGATGATGCCCCACCTCGGCGTTGTGTCAGAGAAGGTTGCAATAATTTAGCTGTTTCATGTCCATATTGGGATAATGAATATTGCAGTAATGAATGTGTGTACAGTCACTGcag GGACGTTTTTGATGCTTGGGTATCCACAAGACAAGTTACAACATCGGTGGTGTGA